CAACTGACCGCCTACAAGGCGGAACAGATCCTGGTCCACAAGAAGGCGCCGGCGGACCTGCCCATCGACCCGCCGCGGCGTCTGTCCATCATCATCAACATGCCGGTGGTGCGCGCGCTTGAATTCTATCCGCCCATGGGGCTGCTGAGCTTGGCCGAAGTGGTGGATAGCGGCGCCGAGGTCCGGCCATGAACAAGGAGCACACGCCGTTGCGGATCGTCATCTGCACCAAGCGCGATCTGGCCGGGGCGCTGATTCTCAATCAGCTGTTGCCGCGTCTGGGTGGCGACACGGTCATGGTGCTGCTGTCGGACAAGACCCGCCCGGTGGAACAGGCGGTGCCTGAACTGGCCGAGATGAAGTTTCTCGAGCGCGATTTGCCCATGGATACGCTGTTTCCGCTGATCGACCGCCTCGACGACGATGGCGCGCCGGCGGAGCTGGCCACCTTCGACGGGTTGGCGCAGCGCTTTGGCGTTCCCATCCAGGTGATCGGCGACATCAACGGCCCCGAGGGCGAAGAGATGTTGCGGCGCTTCGCCCCCGACATCATGTTGTCGGCGCGATTTTCGCTGATTTTCCGCCGTAATGTCTTCGATATCCCCCGCTTCGGCACCTATAACGTCCATCCTGGCGCCTTGCCGCGCTATGCCGGCCTGTTCGCGCCGTTCCGCTGCATGTTGGAAGGCGGTGATGCCATCGGCTGCACCCTGCACCGGGTGGATGACGGCATCGATACCGGCCCGGTGGTGGGGATCGGCTGGCTGCCAATCCAGGCGGAACGGTCCTTGCTGTGGCATGTGGTCAACACCTATGGCGCCGGCCTCGATCTGTTCATGACCGTCCTCGACGGTCTGCGCCAGGGTCAGGGCCCCGACTTGCAGGGTCAGGACCGCTCGCTGCGGGTTTACGGCAGCCTGCCGGGGCGTGAGGCCTTCGACGCCTTCCGCTCCAAGGGGTTGCGGCTGTACGACCCACAGGAATACATGGACGTTCTGCGCCGTTTCATGCCGGCGGAGAGCGCCGTCCAATTGCAGGCCATCGCCGGAGCCGCGGCTGAAAAGGTGGGGGCGTCATGCTGCTGCGCACACGCGTAACGCTGATCGTTTCCATAACCTATTCGCTGCTGGTCGCCGGCCTGACCTTCGCCGGCCTCAAAAGCGAGGAACTGGCCGATGAGCGCTATGCCCAGGCGACGCTGAACGGGCAGGAAATCTTCTGGCGCAAGCTGGTGGAAAACACCGTCCAGCGCCTGGAAACCGATGCCCGCGGCATCGCCGGCAACATGCAGATCGTCACCGCGGTGGATCACCGCGACCCGGCCCAGACCCTGGTCCATATGGGGCCGCTGGCCGAGGCGATGAAGACGCGCGGCACCGTCAGCCGCCTGGAAATCCTGGACCGCGACGGCGAGCTTTTGTACAGCTCGCGCGGGTCTTTGCTGGAGCCGCCGATCCTGGACGCCGGCACCGTGCGTGCCATCGTCGATGGCAAGCGCCCGGTGCGCGGGGTGTTGCAGGACGCGTCGCGGACCTTCACCGCCACCTTGGCCTTTCCGTTGCAGATCGGCGGTGACGAAGTGGCCGGCATCGCCGTGCTGGCCGCCGACATGCAGCCGCCCTTGTCGGAGTTCCAGGCCTCCACCGGCTCGGACATCTTCCTGGTCGATCGCAACGGTCATTTGGCCCAGGGCACCAACGATGCCCTGTGGTCGGTGTTCAACGGCAAGATCAGCGTGCGCAAAAGCCGTCTGCTGACCTGGGCCGAGGGCGAAAAGTACTATTCCGTCGTCGTCTTGCCGGTGCAGGACGGTTTCAATCGGGTCATCGGCGCCCTGGTCACCGCCAGGGACGTGTCGGAAACCCAGGCACGCCAACGCCTGATCCGGGTCATCGCCATCGGTGCCGTCATCGGCTTCCTGGTGCTGGTGCTGGGCATCTTCTACGTCTATCTGCGCCGGTCCTTCCATCCGCTCGACGAAGCCATCGCCGTGTTGAACGCGCTGTCGCGCGGCGATACCTCGGTGACCTTGGAAGTCAGGAACGACAAGGACGAAATCGGTCGCATCGCCGGCACCGTCGGCGTGTTCCGCGAAAACACCGTCAAGCTGGACCTGATGCAACAGCGGCGCGAACGCCAGCGCCGCCGGCAGGAATTGTTCATCCGCCTGCAGATGCTGAAACTGTCGGAAATGCTGGAGGAAGAGGCCCGCGCCGCGATCTTGTCGGACATGAAGCAGATCGAGGCCATGGCCGAAAGGAAGGCCGGGTCCGAGGATGCCGCCGACAGCGGCAAGGGCGAGTTGGAAGTATTGGGCGTGGCCTTCCAGACCATGTCCGACCGCATCCGCGAACAGCACCTGTCGTTGGAAACCCTGATCGCCGAACGTACGCGCGAGGCCGAGGTCTTGCGCGAAGCCCTGCGCACCCGCGACCAGTTGAACGCATTGCGGCAGGAACTGGATTTCGCCCGCGAACTGCAATTGTCGTCGCTGCCGCAGGTTTTCCCGCCCTTCCCCGACCGCGACGAATTCCAGATTCACGCCGCCATGGTTCCGGCCAAGGAAGTCGGCGGCGATTTCTACGATTTCTTCCTGCTCGATCATCATCATCTGGGCATCGTCATCGGCGACGCCTCGGGCAAGGGTGTGCCGGCGGCCATGTTCATCGCCATCGCCCGCTCGCTGATCAAGGCGGTGGCGCCGCTGTCGCGCTCGCCCGGCGAGTGCCTGGCCTTCGTCAATACCATGTTGTCGGCGGACAATCCGCAGACCCTGTTCGCCACCTGCTTCTACGCGGTGGTCGACACCCGCTCGGGCGAGGTGGCCTTCTGCAATGCCGGCCATCCGCCGCCCCTGATCCTGCGCCAAGGTCAAAATGTGGACGCCATCCGCGATGTCTCGGGGGTCGCCTTAGGGGTGATGGAGGATCTGGAATACGATACCGGCACCTTCACCATCGCCCCCGATGATACCATCGTGCTTTACACCGACGGCGTCACCGAGGCGCAAGACGTGTCCGAGACGCTGTATGACGAACCGCGACTGATCCAGACCCTGCGGGGCTTGGGCCCCATTCACCCGGAACAGGTCATCGCCACCGTGCAGCGGGCGGTCGAGGCCTTTGTCGGCGACGCCCCGCAATTCGACGATATCACCATGCTGTCGCTGCGTTTCGACCGTGTCAGCGTTCATGACGGTGGCATCGAGACTCAGCAACGGCGATTGATGCTGACCGGCTTCCAGGGCAGTGGCGGCGAGGCGGTGCCCGAGCCCGTTTCCACACCATCTCCGACACCGCCGTCGACTCCGGTTCCGCCGCCAGCCCCCATCGCTGTCTCGGTGTCCGCCGTACGGGCGCCCGCCGCGCCGACGAACCCGCCGGCGAAGCGGCCCAGGATCATGGTCCAGCCGGTGTCGGCCCCGACCTCGGCCCCGGCCCCGACCCCGGCCCCGACCCCGACGGTCGCTCCCGCTCCCGCCAAGGCACCGGTGATGGCGGTTTCCACGGCCAAGCTGATCAAGACCGATGCGGCCAAGCCGGCGGTTGCGCCGGTGGTCAATGGCGCCAGCGTCACCAAGCGTCCTCGGGTGGTGATGCAGCCGCCGAAGCCCAAGCCCGTGCCGCATACCCGGCTGGAAGTGACGATTGCCAACGATCTGGATGAATTGGCGCGTCTGGCCGGTCTGGTCGATGAATTCGTCGAGCGCAACAGCATGCCGGAGCGAATTTCTTTCAATCTAAATCTGTGTTTGGACGAGTTGATCACCAATATCGTCTCTTATGGCTACGAGGACGGCCACCACCACGATATCCACGTTAAATTCGCGCTGGACAATGGTCGTCTGATCACCGAAATCATCGACGACGGCAAAGAGTACAATCCCTTTACCGATGCCCCCGAACCCGATCTGGCCTTGGATGTGGACGACCGTCCCATCGGCGGATTGGGGGTATTCCTGGTCAAGGAATTCATGGATCGCACCGATTACCGCCGCGAGGGCGGCACAAATATCGTGACGCTGGAAAAGAACGTCACCGAACAGGAGAGTTAAGGAAATGGAGATTCGGGAAGACCAAGCTGATGGCGCGATAATTTTGGTTCCTGTCGCCCGTGTCGACAGTGCCACCGCCAAGGCTTTCGAGGTCCGGGTCCTCGCCGCCGTCAATTCCGGCGCGGGCAAGATCGTCATCGACTTCGCCGAGCTTGACTATATCTCCAGCGCCGGCCTGCGTGTCGTCCTGGTGGGGGCCAAGATGACCCGTGTCCCGCGTAAATTCGCCCTGTGCGGCATGAAGCCGCATATCCGCGAAATCTTCGATGTGTCCGGTTTTGCCCGCATCCTGACTATTCTGCCCGATCGCGCCGCTGCCTTGTCGGCATAGATGCCATGACCGGGCTCGGCTAGAACCAAAGGATAGGCTCTGCTACACTCGAAAAGTTTACAATCGTATCCCTTCGGGATCGATCTGCAACAACGGGAGGATGCCATGGCCGATCCCTTCAAGGGCTTTACCGAATTCCAGGCCGCTTGGCTGAAAGCGTGGTCCCATTCGGCGCAGAACATGACCACCATGCTGACCCACATGCTGGATATGCAGCAAAAATTTCTGAGCCACGCGGCCAAGTACCATCGCGATCATGTCGAAATCGCCACCGGTGCATCGCTGACCGACAAGTACGGGAAGCGCGCCCACGATATCGATCCCGAGCGGGACATTTAGAGCATTTTCACATCGAGCGTCCATATCCGTCGTGGGCGAAGAAATTGGCGCATTCCTCGGGCGGAAACAGGTCGATGAGTTTTCCGATCACGTCCCATAAGGTGTTGATGGTGCGGGCTTGCGCCTTTCGCAGCAGGCTCTTGAGCTTGGCGAAGGCGAGCTCGATGGGATTGAGGTCTGGGGAGTAGGGCGGCAGATACCGCAGGGTGGCCCCTCGGGCTTCGATGAGTTGCTTGACCCCTGCCACCTTGTGGGCGGGCAGATTGTCCATTACGACGATGTCGCCGGGCCGCAAGGTCGGAGCCAGGACCTGCTCGACATAGGCCAGGAAGATCGCGCCATTCATCGCCTTGTCGATGACGAAGGGGGCGGAGATTCCGTCATGCCGGAGCGCCCCGACGAAGGTGGTCATTTTCCAATGACCGTGCGGCACCGCAGCCAGCAGCCGCTGACCGCGCGGCGCCCGTCCGTAGCGCCGGGTCATGTTGGTCGATGCCCCGGTTTCATCAAGGAAGACCAAGCGGGTTGGGTCCAGCGCCGGCTGCTCGGCTCGCCAGGCGATGCGTCCTTCGGCTACGTCGGGACGTTCCTGCTCGGCAGCATGCGCACTCTTTTTTTCAGACTGAGGTCGAGCCGCTCAAGCGTGTTCCACAGGCCGCCGACGCTGATCGACACGCCCAATTCGGCCAGAACCCAGGCGCGCAACTCAGCCAGCGTGGCATCGGGCTCGACCTTGATCTGCGCCTGCAACGCCTCAAGGTGAGCCGCCAGCTTCTGTCCTGGCCGCCCAGGCCGTGGCTTCACCGTCGTCTCGCCGGTGGCCCGGCGGCGGCCTTGGGCCTTGTAGATGTACGAAACGCTCACCCGGAACAGCGGCGCCACCTCGTAGGCGCTCATGCCGCTGTCCACAGCCGCCAAAACTCTATCGCGCAAGTCCTGAGAATAGGACTGCCCTGAGCGCCACGTCATCGCATCATCCTCGGGAGCGTTGTTACCGAAGATGTTGAATCACAAAATGACCTCAGGGGGAATCCTCTACCGATTCCGGCGTGAAACCGCTCTAATTGTTTGATATTTCTATCTAATTTTGTTGCGGGGGCGCGCCACCATTTGCCGCGAACCCTATTTCTCCGCACAGCGTAAGCTGGCGGTAGAGGTGCGCAACCCGTTGGTATCTGACCGCTGTACCCCCGGCAACCGCCACTCGGCTGGAGCGTCCGCTATGGCCCAGTTGTGCCATGAAGGGCCGCCGCTTAATCCTTCAATGACCCTTCTGGGCATCGATTTTGGGAAAGGCCATCAAGAACGTGCAGCCTTCACCGACGATGGACATAACCCAAATGCGGCCAAGGTGATGCTCTACGATCCTCTTGCAGATCGCCAGCCCGATGCCGGTGCCTTCGTATTCCTTGCGGGTTACAAGCCGCTTGAAGATGCCGAAGACCTGCTCGAAATATTCTGGCGCGATTCCGATGCCGTTATCCTTCACCCAAACGCACCATTCCGTTCCGTCGTCGCGCCAGCCGACCGAGATAATGGGAGCGCGGTCTGGGGAGCGATACTTGACGGCATTGGCGAACAGATTCTGGAACAGCCGGATCAACTCGGTGCGGTCACCCAAGATGGAGGGCAAGTCTTCCGCCACGGAAACCACCGCCCCGGCCTCCTGACAGAGGATCTGCAGATTCCGGAGGCTTTCGGCAATAGGCTCGCCGAGTGCCAAGGGCTGGAGCGGCATTTCACTCCGTGCAATACGGGCATACTCGAGAAGACCGAGAATAAGCGCGTCCATCCGCTTTGCCCCATCCACGGCAAATCCGATGAATTCCTTCATGTCGGCATCAAGATCCGGTCCAAGCTTCCTCGACACCAGGGCAAGGTACATGGTCACCATCCGAAGCGGCTCGCGCAGATCGTGGGATGCCACATAGGCGAATTGCTCAAGATCCGTATTGGACTGGGCAAGGCTTTGCGCCTGAACAGCAAGATCTCGCTGCGCGGATTCGGTGTTCTGTACCGCGATCCGAAGGTCCTTCGTCATTGATTCGGCAAGTTGAATGGCCCGGGCCCTGCCGGTGGCCATCAACCAAACCAGCAAGGACAGCAAAAGGCTAAGCCCCACGCCGCCCCCCGCGATCAGGGATTCTGCCTTGCGGCCGAAACCGGCTTCAAAAGACCTCAGAGATCGCGCCGACAGCGTCCAGCTATGACCGGTGACAACGAGGTATTCATTGGCGGTGGCGGCCGACAGACTTACTTCTCCGGAATTGGGGGACTTGTACAAGACGCCCTCGGCCGACAAATCGACACCGTCAAAAATGGTGAAGGCAACCCCCGGCGGAAGCTCGCCATACAGGCTGGCCATGACGTCTTTGATCCGGAATGAGGCAAAGACCCATCCCGTCAATGCATTCCGGCGTTCGGCGACCGACTCATGGGATTGTCCCCGGACGAAGATCGGGATGTACATGATAAATCCGGGCTGAGATTCCTGTCCGGCATCCACCGCGAGCTTGAGTTTTCCCGACATTACGACCATGCCGGAGTCGCGAGCCTTTTCCATGGCCGCTCGCCGCACCGGATCAGACCATGCGTCAAATCCGGCAGGGGCACGGTTAAGGCCGATATTCGGCTCGCGCTGGACGATGGGGCCATAGACGTCCCGTTGGCCCTCGGGAAATATGGCATAGTCTGCCATTCCCAATTGGCGCATGGCGCGTTGATGCGCGTCCTTGCGGTCCGCCGGAATCAATTCGACGACGCCAATTGCCTGAACGGCGGAAAAATTTGCATCCGACTGGAGGGATGCAACATAGCCGGCCAGCATGTCCCGCTGGGAGATGTCGGCCGTGGCATACATTCCCTGCACGCCTCGCAGCATCAGTTCGTAGGTGGCAATGCGCTGCTCGATCCTGCTGGCGACATCGCGCAGGGAAAAATCGACCTGTGTCCGCAATTGCTGGCGGACCGCTTGGCGTTCGTGACCCCAAACGACCCATGTCACGCCGAGTGCCGCGAACAAGACCAGCCAGGGAAGGAATTTGAGGCGTAATGTGCTCAAGGCTGATCTTCGAATGTGGTCATGGCGGCGGCTAATTCCGGCGGGAAGTATTTCTCGAAGATCCGGCGCACGGTCCCGTCGTGGTGCATGTCTTTCACCAGCTTACGCCACTTTTCCTGTTCATGGGCGGGCAGCGCCTTTTTCGACATGATCAGGCCGTGAAGCACCGGGGGATCATTGAACTCGATGATGTCCGAGATGCCGCGGATCTGCTTCTCGTCCAGCGCGGGGTAATCGAAGGGTTCTATGATCATCGCCTGGATTTGGTTGCCGATCAGGACCTGATAGAGCGGCCCAAGTCCGCCGGATTGACTGACGCGGCCCGCCTGTTGCAGCGTATCGACAAGCCGGTTGGCGGATTCGCTGTAGCGAAAGCTGCGTATCACTCCAAGCCGAAGGCGGTCATTGCGCTCGAAATCCGCAAGGTCACGAACGGCGGCATCCTTGCGGACCAAGAGATAATATTTGTTGCTGATGTACCACGCGAAGGAGGCGAATTTGTCTCGCTCGACGGTAGTGATGCCCGAAAGGCTGAAATCCAGGGCTCCGGACTCGATCAACTGCCAAATTCTGGCGCGCGGCATCAAATTGACGATGACCCGGCATCCACTGCGCCGAATGAGTTCCTCGGCGACGTCCTTGTCGATGCCGGTGTCGGTGTCCGCCGAATAGAGAAGGCCATGATCATGCAGGGCAAGCGTGAATGGCCTTGAGCAGTCAGGGGCGGCGGCCGCGCTCTGGCCGAGGCCGAAGCACAAAAACATGCTGACCACCAAGATGGCGAAGCCTCTGACCATTCCCATCCGCCCTTCGATTCTAGTCGCCAATCCAAAGCCTGGGGATCAAAGCCCTCGTGGAAAGACTACCGCCGAAAGAGCGGTCTGACCATACCTTCGTCAAGGATGCATATGAACGCTTTCTGCGCGCAATGTCCCCTTCGGGTCATGTAGGGCCGATGGACGAAAAGACCACGGCGCCGATTTCACCGTTGGCCCTGGAGGCGGTCCAACGCATCGACGCGCTGTTCGAGATCGAGCGGACGATCAACGGCCAGACCGCCGAGCAGCGCCGTGCCGTCCGCCAGGAGCTCAGCGCCCCCTTGGTTGCAGATCTGGAAGGCTGGCTGCGCGGACAGCGCGCCAATCTCTCGCGCGGCAACGATCTCGCCAAGGCCATGGACTACATGCTCAAGCGCTGGCACGCATTCACCCGCTTCCTCGACGACGGTCGCGTCTGCCTGCCCAACAATGCCGCCGAACGCGCCCTGCGCGGCTTCGCCTTGGGCCGGAAATCCTGGTTGTTCGCCGGTTCGGATCGCGGTGGCCAGCGTGCCGCCGCCATCTACAGCCTGATCGTCACCGCCAAGATGAACGACATCGATCCGCAAGCCTGGCTGGCCGACGTCCTGGCCCGCATCGCCGCGCATCCCGCCAACCGGATCGATGAACTCCTGCCTTGGAACTGGCGTCCGCTGCCGCGCGTCGCCGACAGTCAGGCAGCCTGATCAAAGCAGCACTCACCTGCGGTTCTCACCGGATGCACACCCGGCGAACGTCAAAAAACACGTTTATGATTTGGCTAGCTTTTCTTACATACTCAATCAATTCCGTCGGGTCGCGAATGGCATCGAATGTGACCTCACAATCATATCTTTTGACGGCATGGGATTCTGCCAGCAGTTTCGCCAAAGCTTGCGCCGACCAATCAACGTCCGAAGCAAAATTAGAATTTCTCTCAATTGCGCAAATCTGCAGTTTCAAATCAAATAGCACGTGTATAAACGGATGGTCAGGGTGTGCGACTTTGTAAAAATTATCCCCGTCAAAGTCAACTGTATTGACTTTCCGAGTCCTTGCAAATTTGAATAGAACGGCATTTTCACCGATCGTTTGTCTGCCGACCAAGAAATATTTCCTGGTCTTAAGTGTTCTCTCCAGCCGCGCCTCTTCCAGAACCCGACGCAACATCGTTTCGCCACCTGGGTAATCATCCGGAATCAAGGGCATTTGGATTCGGAATATCTGTGCGCGATACAGGCGGAAATAGGTCATCTTGCAGGCTCTTTGGCGATCGATCTCATCTCTAAGGGTATACTGATGCGCGGCCTGCTGCAATCATGAGGGGTGTGCTGTTTGGCAGGGCTGGGTATACCGGAAGCCGCCGCAGCATTGTCGCTGCGTTGCGCTGGCATAGATGGACCGCCGCACGTACAGTCCTGCGTTTCCGCCGTATAAGGTCTGCCAAGCTCGCGTTGAGCCGTAGGCGCCGAAAGGACCGGGTAGATACTGCCAACCACTACAGCCCCACAATCCGCATCGAAGTCGCTGGGGCGGCCGCCCCGGTGCCGCTGGGGTGGCGGGGCGACGGGCAGTGGAATGGGTGTTCGATAGGGCTTGATAAAGAGGCTGGCGCTAAATCGCAAATGGCTCATGTACCTTCATTAGCGGTACATTTTTGATTATCTCACGATAGTGCTTATACGTCGCATCGCTTCCATAGACCGCCTTGTGCCACTCAGCCATGCCACGAAGTTTGGAAAGATTGGCCTCCGCCCACGTGGGGCTGGTCGAAGCTTTGTGAAATGCGGCGCGATGCTCTCGCCTCATTGCCCTAGGCAACCTCAGCACGCGGCCATGAGTGGAAAGGCCAAGCGTAATTCTTGGATTGCCAGCAGCATAATATCGCGTCTTGTCTTCGTTCAGCGAAAAACCGTGATCATTGACAGTCCGCCTTAGGCGAGTGAGAAGTTTATCGCTGTTAAAGTTGATTCTGTGATAAAGATAAATGTCATCGCAGTATCTCAAGTAATTTAGTTTCCAGCTAATGGCTAGCGCGTTGATATTTTTGTCTAGGCTTCTGCAGACTAAATTGCTGATTGCAGGGCTTGTTGGGGCGCCCTGACACAGAGTGCCTTTGTAAGTCGTTAGCTTCGTTAAAATGAAAGCCTTCTTGTTGCTGAAGCCGAGGGCGCGGAACAGTCCAAAGACCCGGCGCGCGCTAATTGCAGGAAAAAAGTTCTTTAGATCGACTTTAAGAACAGCCTTTTCCCCCAGAAGCTTTTTAGCCGCTGAGATTACAGACTTCCCCTTTATGTATGAGTGAGCGAATTCGCTGGGTTCGTGCGAGCTCAAAATTTTTCTGAGAATTGCGCGCTGGACCCCCTTTAATTCTGTCCTGGGTACGGATATTTTCCGAAATTCCCCTGGAGTTCTCTTTGGGATCTCAATGTCAAAATACAATTCGTCAGCGCATTTCACTAAATAAAAGACGTGCTGCGGCGCAAAGCCTAGTTCGCTGCTTAGTTCTCTCAGTTCTAGGCTAAGTGCCGCAGTCGTCATACCCTTACCTTGATTCTTATTCAAAATTCGCAATGCAGGTGTTAAGGGAAATTGGACACCTCCAAAAACCCTGGCGATTTGGGCGGGCGTTTGATTCACTGACGGGATTGCGGCTGTGAGGTGGGGCGATGAAGGCACCGGGATTTTTCGACATTGAAGAATGTCTGGCGGGTCTGTCGAAGAAAGGCGACGTGCTGGAACACTTGAGCCGTACGATTGATTTCGAGCTGTTCCGTGCTGACCTTGAACGAGCGTTTCCGCGCTCGAATGGCGCCAAAGGCGGCCGTCCGCCGTTCGATCATGTGCTGATGTTCAAGGTGCTGATCCTGCAGGCGATGAATGGCCTGGGCGACGAGGCCGCAGAATATTTCATGCGCGACCGCCTGACCTGGAAGCGGTTCCTGGGGTTGGGGATTGCCGATCCGGTTCCCGACGCCAACACGATCTGGACGTTCCGCGAGCACCTGACCAAGGCCAGCGCCATCAAGGGTCTGTTCGAGCGGTTTGATGCGGCTCTGCGGGAGGCAGGCTATCTGGCGATGTCGGGGCAATTTCTGGATGCCACCATTGTCGCCGCACCCAAGCAGCGCAATACAGATGGCGAAAAGGCGGCGATCAAGGCCGGAACCATTCCCGACGACTGGCAGGACAAGCCAGCGAAATTGCGGCAAAAGGACCGCGATGCGCGGTGGACGGTGAAGTATTCCAAGGCCAAGCCCCGTGAGGATGGCCAGCCCCAGGTCGACCTGGCCGTCCCATCCTTCGGCTACAAGAACCACGTTTCGGCGGACCGGGCGCATGGTCTGATCCGCAAATGGCTGGTGACGGATGCGGCTGCTCATGATGGTTCCCGGCTGCCTGATCTGCTCGACAAGACCAATACGGCGAGCGGCGTCTGGGCCGACACGGCCTATCGTTCGGAAAAGAACGAGACGTTCATGGTGAAGAACGGTTTCGTCTCCCAGGTCCATCGCAAGAAGCCCAAGGGCAAGCCGATGCCGGACAGAACCCGCAAGGCCAATGCGCTCAAATCCATGGTGCGCTCCAAGATCGAGCACATCTTTGCCCACCAGAAGGGGCCAATGGCCGCCATCGTCCGCACCATCGGCAAGGCCAGGGCGGAAACCAAGATCGGCATGATCAACCTCGCCTACAACATGCGGCGTTTCATGTGGCTTGAGAGGAAACGTGTGCCCGCTTGAGGGCAAAACCAGGGAAATCCCGTCCGAAACCACCAATGGACTGCGGAAATTGGCGCCGATAGGGGCTGACCGGCACCAATGCCGCTCCCGTCAGGCCAAAATCAGGCCAACGCCCAGGTTTTTAGAGGTGTCCAATTTCCCTTGAGACCTGTATTGGGAATTTTTCGTCTACGTACTTTCAGATGCATGGCGAAGCGCCATACCCCCTCTTTCGAGGGCACGCTAAGGGTGAGTCATGTTTATCTGAGGTATGGTTTTAGGTCAACCCTGCGCCAGAACAATTGCCTTTAGGCGACTGATCCTTGTGCTGCTGAAGGCTTCCAGCAAGGGGTCGTCGAAGCTTGCGAGCGCTCGGTATGCGCCCTTGCTTTTCTCAATCTTGTTTAACTCGAACAAACTCGCGAGAGCAAACCTCACAT
This is a stretch of genomic DNA from Magnetospirillum gryphiswaldense MSR-1 v2. It encodes these proteins:
- a CDS encoding formyl transferase, which codes for MNKEHTPLRIVICTKRDLAGALILNQLLPRLGGDTVMVLLSDKTRPVEQAVPELAEMKFLERDLPMDTLFPLIDRLDDDGAPAELATFDGLAQRFGVPIQVIGDINGPEGEEMLRRFAPDIMLSARFSLIFRRNVFDIPRFGTYNVHPGALPRYAGLFAPFRCMLEGGDAIGCTLHRVDDGIDTGPVVGIGWLPIQAERSLLWHVVNTYGAGLDLFMTVLDGLRQGQGPDLQGQDRSLRVYGSLPGREAFDAFRSKGLRLYDPQEYMDVLRRFMPAESAVQLQAIAGAAAEKVGASCCCAHA
- a CDS encoding SpoIIE family protein phosphatase, with amino-acid sequence MLLRTRVTLIVSITYSLLVAGLTFAGLKSEELADERYAQATLNGQEIFWRKLVENTVQRLETDARGIAGNMQIVTAVDHRDPAQTLVHMGPLAEAMKTRGTVSRLEILDRDGELLYSSRGSLLEPPILDAGTVRAIVDGKRPVRGVLQDASRTFTATLAFPLQIGGDEVAGIAVLAADMQPPLSEFQASTGSDIFLVDRNGHLAQGTNDALWSVFNGKISVRKSRLLTWAEGEKYYSVVVLPVQDGFNRVIGALVTARDVSETQARQRLIRVIAIGAVIGFLVLVLGIFYVYLRRSFHPLDEAIAVLNALSRGDTSVTLEVRNDKDEIGRIAGTVGVFRENTVKLDLMQQRRERQRRRQELFIRLQMLKLSEMLEEEARAAILSDMKQIEAMAERKAGSEDAADSGKGELEVLGVAFQTMSDRIREQHLSLETLIAERTREAEVLREALRTRDQLNALRQELDFARELQLSSLPQVFPPFPDRDEFQIHAAMVPAKEVGGDFYDFFLLDHHHLGIVIGDASGKGVPAAMFIAIARSLIKAVAPLSRSPGECLAFVNTMLSADNPQTLFATCFYAVVDTRSGEVAFCNAGHPPPLILRQGQNVDAIRDVSGVALGVMEDLEYDTGTFTIAPDDTIVLYTDGVTEAQDVSETLYDEPRLIQTLRGLGPIHPEQVIATVQRAVEAFVGDAPQFDDITMLSLRFDRVSVHDGGIETQQRRLMLTGFQGSGGEAVPEPVSTPSPTPPSTPVPPPAPIAVSVSAVRAPAAPTNPPAKRPRIMVQPVSAPTSAPAPTPAPTPTVAPAPAKAPVMAVSTAKLIKTDAAKPAVAPVVNGASVTKRPRVVMQPPKPKPVPHTRLEVTIANDLDELARLAGLVDEFVERNSMPERISFNLNLCLDELITNIVSYGYEDGHHHDIHVKFALDNGRLITEIIDDGKEYNPFTDAPEPDLALDVDDRPIGGLGVFLVKEFMDRTDYRREGGTNIVTLEKNVTEQES
- a CDS encoding STAS domain-containing protein → MEIREDQADGAIILVPVARVDSATAKAFEVRVLAAVNSGAGKIVIDFAELDYISSAGLRVVLVGAKMTRVPRKFALCGMKPHIREIFDVSGFARILTILPDRAAALSA
- a CDS encoding IS630 family transposase (programmed frameshift), with translation MTWRSGQSYSQDLRDRVLAAVDSGMSAYEVAPLFRVSVSYIYKAQGRRRATGETTVKPRPGRPGQKLAAHLEALQAQIKVEPDATLAELRAWVLAELGVSISVGGLWNTLERLDLSPEKKSAHAAEQERPDVAEGRIAWRAEQPALDPTRLVFLDETGASTNMTRRYGRAPRGQRLLAAVPHGHWKMTTFVGALRHDGISAPFVIDKAMNGAIFLAYVEQVLAPTLRPGDIVVMDNLPAHKVAGVKQLIEARGATLRYLPPYSPDLNPIELAFAKLKSLLRKAQARTINTLWDVIGKLIDLFPPEECANFFAHDGYGRSM
- a CDS encoding sensor histidine kinase, giving the protein MSTLRLKFLPWLVLFAALGVTWVVWGHERQAVRQQLRTQVDFSLRDVASRIEQRIATYELMLRGVQGMYATADISQRDMLAGYVASLQSDANFSAVQAIGVVELIPADRKDAHQRAMRQLGMADYAIFPEGQRDVYGPIVQREPNIGLNRAPAGFDAWSDPVRRAAMEKARDSGMVVMSGKLKLAVDAGQESQPGFIMYIPIFVRGQSHESVAERRNALTGWVFASFRIKDVMASLYGELPPGVAFTIFDGVDLSAEGVLYKSPNSGEVSLSAATANEYLVVTGHSWTLSARSLRSFEAGFGRKAESLIAGGGVGLSLLLSLLVWLMATGRARAIQLAESMTKDLRIAVQNTESAQRDLAVQAQSLAQSNTDLEQFAYVASHDLREPLRMVTMYLALVSRKLGPDLDADMKEFIGFAVDGAKRMDALILGLLEYARIARSEMPLQPLALGEPIAESLRNLQILCQEAGAVVSVAEDLPSILGDRTELIRLFQNLFANAVKYRSPDRAPIISVGWRDDGTEWCVWVKDNGIGIAPEYFEQVFGIFKRLVTRKEYEGTGIGLAICKRIVEHHLGRIWVMSIVGEGCTFLMAFPKIDAQKGH
- a CDS encoding substrate-binding periplasmic protein — encoded protein: MVRGFAILVVSMFLCFGLGQSAAAAPDCSRPFTLALHDHGLLYSADTDTGIDKDVAEELIRRSGCRVIVNLMPRARIWQLIESGALDFSLSGITTVERDKFASFAWYISNKYYLLVRKDAAVRDLADFERNDRLRLGVIRSFRYSESANRLVDTLQQAGRVSQSGGLGPLYQVLIGNQIQAMIIEPFDYPALDEKQIRGISDIIEFNDPPVLHGLIMSKKALPAHEQEKWRKLVKDMHHDGTVRRIFEKYFPPELAAAMTTFEDQP
- a CDS encoding retron St85 family RNA-directed DNA polymerase, whose amino-acid sequence is MTTAALSLELRELSSELGFAPQHVFYLVKCADELYFDIEIPKRTPGEFRKISVPRTELKGVQRAILRKILSSHEPSEFAHSYIKGKSVISAAKKLLGEKAVLKVDLKNFFPAISARRVFGLFRALGFSNKKAFILTKLTTYKGTLCQGAPTSPAISNLVCRSLDKNINALAISWKLNYLRYCDDIYLYHRINFNSDKLLTRLRRTVNDHGFSLNEDKTRYYAAGNPRITLGLSTHGRVLRLPRAMRREHRAAFHKASTSPTWAEANLSKLRGMAEWHKAVYGSDATYKHYREIIKNVPLMKVHEPFAI